AAGTTTCATTTTTATTCgcaatatcttgattgcatctaTTGTTCTTGCTGGTTCTTCGGTTGCTTGCAGGGATTGATCCTTCGGgatcaggttgatctagctccggcgtggtcaataacctcggaagttggtgtagcgatcgctaaggcgcaacGTCTCGCACATTTGTAGTCTGTTCGTCAACGTCGACCTCCACCCAAATCGATAGCTATCtcctcatcgaaagatcggacCGCCTTTACCCTATCAGTACCAAACAACGTTCTAAACTTCATCGGTTCTTTTGTTGACTCAGTTATGATCTGGACCAAACAACATTCATCCTTTTATCGATGCAGCCATTCTTCAGGTAAAATGGAATCTGCTAATGCATACCTATGCTGGTTTATTTGCAGGTATATTGAACTAATTTGGGTCGTTTTTCCATGCCAGGTCTTTTTTCTGCAGGAGTTCCGTGGTGAGCTCTGGCTCTTTAGCTCAAAAGTTCCTTTAATGGGCTAATTTGGGTCATATTTGCATGGCACAACTTTTCTTCTGCAGGAGATTTCTGCCCTGAGCTCTGTAACTCAAAAgttacatctaaattttgtaAGACGACCACAAATTCCATTAAATGGTTGGCACCCTATTTTCGCAGATAATGGTGACTTGATCTTCTGCAAATAGTAGGCTTGGCAGCTGGTAATGCAGGTTACTCTTGCCGCATCAAagttctccttttttttactgcaTCTTCTTCACAATTCACATAATATCAAGGTGACTTACTCGCTTCATGTCAGTTTGGGCATCTTCATTTTATCCAGGTCCGGATTTTATTCAGCatagtagttttttttttgtatttctcATGATTATTTTAATTGATACCCCTCATATAGTCTATGGTATTATTTTTCACATCCTTGTTTTTATGGTGCTATCCTGTGTTGGTTAAAATTCTGCGGTTTTATATTATTTTAGATGATGCTAGGCCATTGTACACCTGTTTTGTGAGTCATCTTAATATCTTGCACAAGAAATTGCCATAAACACTTCAATCACCCATTACATTCCCGAAACAATAAATTTTTCAATTATCAGAAATCATTGACACAACTAATTCTCTCTGTGTTGGCTGATATTCAACAATTTGGTGCAGATTTCTGTTAGGATAGTAATTGACCTTTAAATGTTACTCCTAAGTTCCTCAGATGTTGTGGCGGTACAAGCATTGGTGACTCTTGCATGAAAAAATGACATCTTCTCCGAGACAGAGGTGGATCAAGGACCAATCACATTAAGCACAAACTACATGCTTTCCATGAGGCAATTACCTAAGGTGGGCAAACTTCATTCCTTCCAGGTTTTATTCAACTTTTGCAGATATagaggtttttctttttcaatcttaGATAATATACATTGCCCAGCCATAAGGAACCACTCATTGTACCGAGGCAGATCTTGGTGTGCTACTCTTCAGTCTATACATGACAAGGTTCAAATTTCCGATGTAGTATACTTGCAGAGTGTAATTTCTTGTAAATAGATTTCTATTATCTGGCTAGCCTCGCTTCCACATTCTTCCTTGCGGGATACCCATGGTCATCTTCCGTGGTCCATCAAAGCTAATTGTTGTCTTTCTACGTGTGCTAAGGTGTTTTCTTGTTGCAGCACATAAATAGATAGCGGGATGAAAGTCAAATTCAAGTTCGGTGACACCCCCGTGGATTTTGTGCGAAGAATTAGGGCTGGTATGTTAGTACTCCTATTTTTGGTGAGCACGTGTAATAAAAATGTACAACATGCATCCCTTTGATGCTTATACGATATTTCCTTCAGGCATCAAGATTATGAATTTGATGAGCTTAGTGCTGAGTGTTCAGAGGATTGGAGAAGTAACTggagtacatttttatttCCTGTAGGAGAGAGGACTAAGATAACCCCTCCACCATGTCAATATTTGCAACATTAAGACGGCCTTACTTGAACATGATCTGTTCTATAGGATTGTACCGCTACATCCTTTAACAAAAATATTTGGAACATTGAGAAGCAATGCGAGGCCTGAACTCTTGTAAAGTTGTTGACCTAAAATTATCAGCAACCGTACTGCCGTGGTAGTGACACAGTTGCAGCATTATTGTATTTCTTATTGTGTTAGTAATATGTGTCTCCTTTGTAAACAGTAACATCACCATTGTGGTCTATCAAATAGCAATCTTTACACatataaagatctgagttaGTGGTGGCAAATTCACTCCAAAAAGACTATCTCTTAAAGGCTATGGAATCATCTAATTGCCACTCATTTTATAcgtatcatgatcttttgactatgcttgattggttttcatgaCTTTCAAGGATAattatatttaaaaataaataatattttgacataattattatttattaGAAATTCTAAAGACATGAGCgacacatatttaaacaactcatgcataacATAAATTCTTAATTTCGTAGCAGAGCacggacatttagctagtgAAAGAAAAGCTCTCTCTACACAATATGGAAAACTGTATGCAATTCACAAGAAACAATTATGTTACACATAAATTTTCAcaccttattttttttaaaagaaatcTTCACACCTGGTATAGATGTCTCCACCTCTATTGGAGAGGGTGATCATACCTTAATGCTGCAGGTAGTCTACTAGTTGCACTGTCGCTAACGTGGGCCTGGCAATGGTGGGGGCGCAAATGGATGGAAGAGAAAAACGAGTTGGGCTGGATTGGTAAAGAGGTTTGGATCGGTGTGGTTTGGTTTGTACCCACAACGACTGAATTGGGCGTGTTACTAATGGGCTCAACCCAATTAGCCTAATGGGCTCAACCCAATTAGGGCTAGGTTTCACCCCGTGGAGTAACCACGCGTCCCCGACGGCCCGACCCTGACACCGCGACTAGATTCGCTCCGCTGTCGCCTGCCTCCTCTGGCGCTGCTCTGCCGCCCCTGCCTCCTCCGGCGCTCCGCCGCCCCTGCCTCATCCTCGTCGTCCCGCATCGTCTTCCACCCTAcctgctcgccgccggtgtGCCCAAGCCCCAAGGCCCCCAGTCTCTCCTCCCCTCACCGGAGTCCACCACAACATTCTCTTCGTCCATCTCAGTCGGTGAGTAATATCAGCTCTGAGCTCAGTTCCTAGATATGTTCTGGGAATAACAATTTGGTAATCCGTTGTCTTGAGATGCTAATAAACAGAAAGTTAGCTTGGTTTACTGTGTAATCATAATCACTGTCTTGATTACGTTACTCCATTGGATTCAAGGATCGTCCTTTGCTCTAAGATCACACATGGATTAATCAGCAGGAACTATGTGATGCGTAGAGTTAATGGTGTGTTAATCTAGCAAGACATTAAGTTATCTACATTATGCATAGAGTTAATGGATGATATGCTGATGATCAAGACCTTCTTATTCTCTGTCCATTTGCCTTGTCTTGTGTTGTTGCAACTTCCAagtgcatgtatgtatgtgcCTCGTAACTAATTCAGTTGGCCACTAATATTTGGGAGCACCAGATTTGGAACGAAAGAAATGTTTGATTGATTGCTATTGGATTGTATCATTGTCTGGTCCAGATAAAGATAGAATCAGAATAGGGAAAAGCTTCAGTCTAAGTTTTCTTTACCATTTgggcttttttttagggatatAAAAATACATGGGCACACTCACTCCTACACTTTTCAGATTCAGTATCATAATAAACAGAGTTATGTCATGCTCTGCTACTATCCAAAAAGCTAGGCAGAATTAGGAGCTTATTGTTTTAGAGAAGAATAAACGATTGGTTAATGTGTTATGTAACAACATATTCTTGAGAAGATACGTGCCTAGTAGAAGTGAACAGTACACAGAACAAGTATACTTCAGTCGACATTCATAAGATGTTTACCTAAAAATGGACAACTAGTTATGATATTGGCAATTAATGTTTGCCCACCTTTTActttgaaaaacaaacaaactggATTATATGATCAGAAATTAATATCCAAAACTCAATCTAGCAAGCCGGCTGGCCCGTCATACTGCATCTTGCTGCTCCTGCCTCTGTGCAGCCGCCGCACCAGCAGCGAGCTTCAGCTCCTTGCCTTTGCCCCAGAGGAATGCATACAGCCCCACCACAATTAGCACAGTCCCCAACACACTGCATATGCAGATATACATTATACTACATTCCTGCAGCTGCATGAGGATTCCAAATTAAGGCTTGCTCACCTCCCAAGGTAGATGTCGGTGCCGAGTAGCATTGAGTCGAAGATTGTGGTGAGGATCAAGGACACGGAATTGAACATTGGAGGGTAGATCGGTCCACTCCGTTTGATCACCCACGAGATAAGCAAGAATGCAATGCCCGTGTTGAACACGCCCTGATCATCACATGGAACACAAACATAATATTAGGCTGCATTAATCATAAGTTCACAGCTTGCATGCATTTCGCAATTAACATGATGTCTTGTACTAGCTAATTACCGAGTAGACGACTGTGAGGAGCTGAAGGTCCCACTTGAGCCTCCATTCTGCTCTATCATGGACGAGGAAGACTCCCACCACTAACGATTGGAAGCTTCCCACTAGGGAGGTCAGCATCGTCATCCAATATGTTGATGGGAACACCTTCACAAGTTTTGCCTGAATTTTTCTTCCCATCAGCTCGCAATGGCAAGTGACAAACCAAGACTGTACATTGAGTAAGCCAACGAAAATCTTGATTCAAGCAAGTACGTACCTGCACGATGAAGTATAGGGCGTAGCTCAGGCAGCTGCCCAACAACCAAAGCGTACCGACGACCATGTTATGGTGAGTGCTGGCGGGATCCGCTGGTGCCCCGGCATGGAATTTAAGCAGGTTCTCAGGCCATAGATGCAGCAGCCTGCCTTTCAATAGGCTCACCATCATAGTCCCGCCCACACACAGCAGCGCGCCCATCAGCATCATCTTGCCAGGCCACTTTCCCCACGTCAGCTTCTCAGCCCTGAACCACATACGCAGATGCAAATATATTAACAATGACACGTCCCAATCACATTGTGTTCTTTCATGAATTGATCATATACCGTATCAGTACGGCAATCATGAAGGTGGCAATAGGGATCAGGTTAAGGAAGATGGAGGAGTACGTGGCGCTAGTAATTTGCAACCCGTAGAAGTAGAACCCCATCGCCATAACGTCTCTATAATACAAGAGGAAATATTACTTTCATCAAAAGTTAAAACAGTGACAAGGTATGTATAAATAAATGAGGAAAGAATAATTGAAACAGCATTGCAGGAAAAGGGAGGTTTTACAAAGTATATAACCCCTCTAGTCAACTTTATACGAGGTTTCAGACAGCAAAATAGAACATACATACCAAACCTGCTGTCTGAAAACGTAAGCTAAAGATGACCAGAGGGGGTAATTGATTGTCTTACATATGACAGAAATTAATTGAAGTGTTCCTTTTGATTTGCTTGCAGTTCTCATTTTCTTTACATGATGCTATCTAATTAATTGTAGTTATTGCTGCTATTGCTATGTATTTTTGAATGTTCAGTAGCACAAGTATTGATTGTACGGTCAATCTGATTGTATGCCATgcttatctgaaaaattaATTTCTGTTTGTGGTTAATTTTGATCTCTCTACATGGCCAAACTGCAGTTTATCAGTATTTTTAATCATGCTGTCATGCAGTCCTGAAGTGATATGTAGGTTAGTTTTTTCTGAAATCTGAAGTCAATTGCTCTTTTGATTTTCTGTTACATATACCTATTCTGAAAGCACAAAATGGCCAGTAGCATGGACCAGATGTTCTTGATTTTCGGCTGTGAGCTTTTTCTGATAAGAGGGGTAACACCTTTGTCAGGCTCTTTAGCCCATATATATGTTGTTCATAGAATCATCTATTTTTGTCCAATGTTGTTTGCTGCAGGTAGATGCTTCCATATCAAACTTATTTATGATAATTATTGCTGATATTGCTATATATTGGCCATAATTAATAAGGGGTAGCaagaatagatacatgcaTAATGTGCTTTTGACTGTGTCTATTGTCAACTCATGTGTTTTGTCTTCCTGAGTACACTTCAGTTATTctactgcatgcatgtctaGATGATTATTGAGAAGTTCATGGTGTCATCCTCAATATGTTTTGTGTAACTAAAATGTCGGTAACAGTGAATTACCAAAAGTTGCTGCATGAAGTTATTTTTTCGGAGAGAGCATGGAAGAAGCTATTGCCAGTTTACATTTGTGTAGCATCTTGACCTATGGACTAAACCATAAACTTTCATTCTACAGAAACTTGGAGATCTTGGAGATGATCATAAGGAAGAGTGTCACTGATTGGAAATCGGGTTATAAAATGGTGATGGTGCTTTGTTAGCGGCCGCTGATCATGTTTGTCTTGAATCTCTTTGCAAGGACAGTTAGTTTAATCAGGCATGTTACCTCAAATTTGGTCCACAGTCTGTAAAATTTTATGTACTGTTGTTCAGACTTCGGAGTGCCAAGCGAAATTTTGGTGGCTATTTATCACCCTTTATATGTTATTTGGCGGACAGTATTTGTCCTGAGGTACTACCTTGTACAAGTTGAATCTGAAATCAAATCAGATGGTGGCAATGGTATTACGTAGAGAGGGTTTCTAAATTTAACATATACTTACAAATCTGCATAAAGATCTGGGTGGTAGATATTTCACAATTTGACAGTGCTATGAAACTACGGTGCAGAATAAGTGTAGAAATTATATACGATGACAAGTCCAGATTTAGTTCAGATTATGACACTAACTTGTTTACACCTCAAATTTGGGCACTTTTCTTCTTTGTAGTGCAAAGATGCCTAGTTactcatatatatttttatttttatcccTGCGTCTAACCTGTGAACGAAAAGTGTGGCTACCAAAATCCAATGCAGAGCAGGAGTTAGGAGTACACACCCGAATGCAGCATTTGCAAAAATCCAGCCCCCAACAGCCCAGTTCACCTTTTTCCACAATTCCCTGCAATAGAGAAaattgaaaaaggaaaaaaaattacgaACATGAACTTAAGACGAGAGGATGAATTGATATAGACCTGCAAAGCCGGCCCGTGCAGTATATACTTTCAGTAATTAAGAAAAACAACTGACGAGGTAATGATAGCAACATATTTTCCAAACTGTTGTTTAACATGTTAGTATTAGTTACttactccgtcccatattaagtgtttcaaatttatccaaatatgaatgtttagaaagtgtctagatacatgtaatatttcgacacttaatatagaacggaaggagtacatgcGAGTAATTAGATCTATATAAAATTAACTGTGTTACAAGATGGGAGTAGAGCAGATATGCACTGTTGCAGTGAAAATTAAAGCCACAAAGAATCTCGTTTTCACGTCACATCGTTCTTGTCGATGGGTATGTCATTAATCTGCCCTCAAAACCGCCATGCATGGCAGGCTAGCATATGGAGCTCAGTTAGCAAACCGCGTTTGTGGTCAACAGATAGCATGCATATGGAGCATGGCGACTTCAAACATGGGGCGAGACTATGCTTTGCACGTATATAATGTActactccgatcctaaattattgattcaaatttgtctaaatatgaatgtatctatttttaaaaattatctagacacatgtaatatttcgacaaaaatttaagatcggaggaagtacctcTCAAAAATGATGGCGAGTGGCAggacagcggcagcggcgatgAGGTTTCTGTAGACGATGATGACAAAGGGGCTCATGCCTTCGGCGAGAGCCATCTTGGACAGAACAAGCATCCCGACGACGATCAGCTGCACGATGACCATGCTCAGAGGCAGCATCACCGCCTCCCGCGCTGCCTTAACCTCCCCCTCCGTCCGTTCGATCGCCATAGCCGCCGGCATGCAGGTACGTACGCGGCGATTCGTAGTGGAGGTCGACGATCTATATATCGAGGCTCTAATTCGATCCgatatcgatcgatctgctTATTAAAGAGTTGGTTACGGAGTAGTAGTATATATTTCTTGCCGGAGTATATATCGGGAGGCCGCATAGTTTACGTGAAAGTTGGTTGCATGAGCTCCGTAACTGGCCAGTATTCGGATCTGTCGGCAAGACAACGGGTCCACAGCTCGATCCATCTGGGCCGCGCCGGACCGCTTGGCGTGTTGACCGCTCCGGAACTCTCGGCCGGTCTGGGGCACTCTTTTCTCTGTCAAGAAACAGTTGTTGTACAAGCGCAGATCGTACCCCAAGTTAAGAGTGTATATGAGTAAAGAAATATACAGTACTCATAATTAATTTTCTAGTaatattattttatttgttttaagCTACCGGAGCATGTCCATCCAGGTGCTGATCGAATATATTCCACTTCTCTCTGCGCCATTTATTCAACCATGTGAGACATAAGAAATGTGACTATACAAATTGTATATAACGAACCAAACAAATTCTAGCATGTACACTTCAGTAAGTGTAGTTGAAAGATTATCTCTTGCATGCCTGATTTAATGTACGCCAAGAATATAATCACAACTAGTTGGGTGGCCAAGTGGACTAGATTTTTAAAGTTGCCAAGGCATACGAAGATGTGTTGTCCACGtcgcactactacaaaacagtaCCATCATCGGTAACGCCCGTCACACGCCCGTCACTATGAGTGGACGGTCGCGTGTGCTCGTCCGTGACCCCTTATCACTAACGGACACGCAGgatccgtcactgatgaccactcATCAGTATCGGATGCCGgaggcccgtcactaatggtcaatgtgaaaaatagcaaaaattcacacaaacacacattaGTGGCGAGCTTTTCATCTGAGCCCTCCACTGATGACTCATGGAGAACTTTGAAGATTGAAATAATCaaaactaattcataaaaaatcaaaaaaatgtgattatttttgctaaagtcttatttttttttgcttaacATGATGGGACAATAATATAATATGTTagcatttgaaaaatgaactatgTAGTACAAACTTGTTATTTCCTATAGTTGAGAACTTGGTTATAAAAAATGATAATAGTTTAATGTTTTAAACCAAATGATCAaagttttgtccatttctatgccataattcatgataatgtattcatggcaaaaaaaaagtcaattaCTTGCCATAGAGTCCTTCTATGTGCACTAGTTGCCATGAAAAATGATAAACTTGAATTTTGACAAAAGTTAAAAAACTTGGTCACAAAATGGACTATCATAGTGgaataataatatcatatggtaacatttgaaaaatgacatATGTAGCACAATCTTGTTATTTCCCATAAGTGAACTTTAGATTTCAAATGACCAAAGTCACCGTCATTTCTATGTCAAAGTTCATGGTAATATGTCCATCTTTTGCACAGAGGTGCATTTTACCATGCTAAACAATAGTAACAAAAATGTTTACAATTGTTAGGTTcgaaaatatgattttctatttttgaaataaaaaaaaaaacatgtttgggccatcagtgacgggttCTGTAGCTATGCCCGTCACTACTGCTGATATAGGCCTGGCCAGGCCCAGAACCAACCCCATCGCCTATATAAGGCAACTATAACCCTAACCCGATcccatctccctccctccctcgtTCTCCCGCCGCCAGCCACGCCGCCCGCCCCACCGCCTTCCTCCACCACATCCCTCCAtccctcctccatctcctcgaGCTCGCCAGGGCCATCACGGCCTCCGACGCCGACTGGTCCCTACACGTCCTCGACCTCACCAACTGCAGCGGCCTCACGCCCGGCGTCGCACTCCCGTGCCTGGCGTCGCTCTGTCTCGTCCTCCCTCcatcccgccgccgacgaggactgcgaggaggagccgggCGCCGCCCTCCCTGCCTCGCGCCGAGCCGCCCTCCATCTGGCGGCCACACATCCagatccggccgccgcccctaCCTCCACCGACTGATCCGGCTCCGGTttgttctctttctctccttctctctgatttctctctctcactctctgaGTTCTCTCTTTCGACAGCCATGGAGCACCACTGTGGAGAGGAGCCCGTCCCTGCCTCATCCGGggatccccgtcgccgccaccgggaGACGAGGAAGCCGCCGCCCCCTAGCCCGGCTGCCCTCGGAATCGTCTCCATCTTCCTCGGTACATTTTTTTCCCTCCGTTCCCTCTCTTGCTTCTCTCCCACTCTATTCTTCTCTGGCTTCTTCTaaagctctctctctctctcagatTTGTTCGTGGCTGGCTCGGCTAGCATTTTTGGCAAGCAAGTTGATTGGCGAGTAGATttggtgttttgttttggtaTACGAACTTGTACTGTATATAGGATCTGTACAAATATCTACTACCGGATATTTAGTGATTTGTTGTATATACAGATTTGCTGTGATATTTGATTTGTGATTTGGTGAATTAATTAACGTGCAGGCCTGGGGCTTGCCTTTTTGTTAAATCTCAAAAACACACATCTATGTCGGTCATGGTtgcgcccgccactgatgatggacATCATCACTGACAGGGAGTTAGTGGCGGGCGtcccgcccgttactgatgcgcCTTTTTGACCGACACcgataagcctttctgtagtagtgtcgCAATTGTCGTAACATGAAGCGACCATGTCCTTATAGGGTATGATCTCCgtgcttatagtgctagtctctggatcgactcgctagcacacacagtttcaagatgtaatatcaagatacaaaggtcaaaagtatattacatcgcattgatccagaatttaataatACCTTACAtcttgcataacctcatgggttagctcaaaagaaaataaagtcttgcagcggaaaacagaaaatacagAAGTCCATAATAATTCCatagtcgaaacatgttggaatgtaaactcgcaaccctaacaaattgtacctcactcttcacctgtttcacctgcaacattaaACATTTGAGCCAcaagggggtcaatacattgaatgtattggcaaatTCActaaagggttataacagatcctatcaagtacatgctaTAATTGGccaggtggagttcaggcttttttgtgtggaagcagaacataatttaccctactacacatgaatgttacaataatgttaactaatggataccgagtagaaacaccgatgctcctattaaactatggacattgagtagacacatcaatgctcctatcccaagttcaaaccattcattttattaagaaattagaatgagtgagacgtTCCTTACAACCctcaaatctagttgctcaaaattgtccgtaaccggggacacggttaactacttagtttgacactctcgagaggttgtacacattccccacaagaaatcgacgtgttaatcccttgctgtcctcagggtagagtagcaacggtaTCGATTACATGactttcagaggtaattccccaAACCAcatgagggacccgcgctcccatcTACACAACTACATCatcacaatccctcggatctgggttcatacaacttactcgatcaagccagagcccatttagcatgtggttgtactggaagctactaaataggaaactagtccagtctctggttaccccgggtggcattccacatttgcaacacaagcgctccccgaatccacggagagacgtccatggacgctccccgaatccacggagagacgactcgtAGGGACCCAtggaaatggacctgacgctgtataacatctcaaaagctcaaagcagcccacccaggatgattcattaaagttgtttttaAAAGGTTTCCAAAATATTCCACAATATCAGTTTCATGGTAATTTTAGATTCCCTCCCatgtatactaacatagcatagcattcaactacTTACGTTGGCAATTGGTGGGAAGGTAATGGCACAGGTAGCCTACTCTACCAGGACAAaaatatagctagcatagatacaaataatattcctatcaatgcaaactacacaacactagtgcataagtatttaaaataGGGAATGTAATGGgaatttatgatcaaagtgaaactTGCCTGTTTAGTGtttttgtattcttcttctttttcgatACTCATAGTTATCTCACTCCACATAATCTATCATGCAGAACGAAAGAACAATAATAAACACATAGTtcgataactccaaataaatccaaatgaaGAACCAAACGTGATAATCAACGATTATCTTTAATGCTAAAGCGTAGGTTTGGGTTTGAAAAGGATGGGAATGGTTTGCAAGAATTATAACTAAGGAAATAATACTATACCCTTCGTATCCCACATGTTGTATTTATGAAAACATGGACAATGCAAATCTCATGATCCAACTAATGTTAATGCAAGATATGCAACAATATGACAAAGCTATCATGCAAACTACGGATCTTAGGTGAACATGACAGATAGCAAAACAACACGTTAATTTTTGTTCTAGCATGATAAGTTACcattatttagttaatttaattaatgatgtaattaatttgaatgcatcaaaTTCATCTATGCAATGCTAACACAACTATACATGCTAATTGACTAAGCTACAAGAGAGTTAATTTTATTAGCTCTAGTTTATTATCATGCCGAGGCTAACAATGACATAAATCTCATGATGCAATTTATAggtatgaaaatatatttacatAAATTATTTTAGTGATACCCAAACCAAGAAAAGATAGATTAAGaacctagggtttaaattatTTTAGTGATACGCCAACATTGTGGGAAGTCTGAGATACTTGGTGAATACAAGGCAAGATTTGGCAACTCAGTTGGGATCGTTAGTCAATTCACGGAAAACCCTACGATGGAACACTTTGCAGCAGTGAAGATGAGTTTGCGGTACAGCAAGGGAATCCTGAATTGTGGGTGTGTTTactcaaagaagaaagaggggAAGACA
The Brachypodium distachyon strain Bd21 chromosome 2, Brachypodium_distachyon_v3.0, whole genome shotgun sequence genome window above contains:
- the LOC100826337 gene encoding WAT1-related protein At1g68170, which produces MPAAMAIERTEGEVKAAREAVMLPLSMVIVQLIVVGMLVLSKMALAEGMSPFVIIVYRNLIAAAAVLPLAIIFERELWKKVNWAVGGWIFANAAFGDVMAMGFYFYGLQITSATYSSIFLNLIPIATFMIAVLIRAEKLTWGKWPGKMMLMGALLCVGGTMMVSLLKGRLLHLWPENLLKFHAGAPADPASTHHNMVVGTLWLLGSCLSYALYFIVQAKLVKVFPSTYWMTMLTSLVGSFQSLVVGVFLVHDRAEWRLKWDLQLLTVVYSGVFNTGIAFLLISWVIKRSGPIYPPMFNSVSLILTTIFDSMLLGTDIYLGSVLGTVLIVVGLYAFLWGKGKELKLAAGAAAAQRQEQQDAV